The window GGGCGTAATTGTGAAGAGGTTTTCACCGCTGAAGTAGACCGATAACGAGCTGCCACGATCGAGGAAATGAGAACATTTACGCATCATTCTTGTCAGGTCATAAGTTACAGTAATGTTTTTGAACCGCAAATAGGAGGCATCCTCAAGATACCAGGTTGAAGGTGTTGTGAAGTTGCCGTTTGGATCAGACCTGCTCAGGCGAGGAATCTTCGAGTCGGTGTTGGTCGGGCTCCAGGCATCGAGAATATCTACTGAACGGTTGAAGTTCCCTTCCACATCGCCAAGGAGCGAGTATTTGGCCATGTAGGCGGCCTGTGCACCTTGAACACCCTGTAACATCAAGCTTAAGGTGAGATCCTTCCAGCTGAATCCTCCGCTGAATGCATAGGTCCAGTCTGGCGTGGCATTGCCAACATATTGACGGTCCAATGCGTCGATCTTGCCGTCGCCATTGTAATCTTCAAATTTGAGATCCCCTGCCTTTGCATTGGGCTGGATCATCACGCCGTCTTTTGTGTAGGCTTGAGCCTCGGCATCGCTTTGGAAAATACCCAGGTATTTTATCATATAGAATTGGTTGAGCGGTCCACCCTCCTTGGTCTGGTAGATATAGGGAACCTGGCGGTAGGCTCCGCCGCCGGTCCAGACACCTTTGGACCCATCACCTGTGGTAACACCGATATCGGCAACCCAGTTCTTGTTGTATGCGGCATTTGCACTCAGGAAGTAGGACCACTCTTTTCCGATCCTGTCTTTCCAGCCGAATTGAGCTTCGAAACCACGGTTCATGATCTCACCGAGGTTGACCAGCATGGGGCTTACCCCGATTGACGCCGGCCATCCTGAAGATTGACTCTGGATAAGGTTGTATGTCCGTTTGTTGTAGAAGTCGAAAGAGATCGAGAGTCGGTTTGCAAACATATCGATATCGAGTCCTGCATCAAACTGTTCCGAAGTCTCCCAGGTAAGCTTGGGATTGAGTGCCTTGCCATTGTAATAGAAAGTTCCAGTATATCCGGCATCGGATTCAAAACCGTATTGCTGGCTCTGATTGTTCCATCCGGCAGAACTGAGGGTCTGGGATTTGTAATTGTACCCGACTGAACCCAGGTTGCCGACACGACCGAACGAACCGCGCACTTTCAGCAGGTTTATCAGCTCGCTGTTGAAGAAGGCCTCGTTGGAGATCTTCCATGCAGCGGTAATGGCCGGAAAGTCGCCATAGTTGTTGGCATCCGGAAGACGACCTGCGTAGTCACGACGCCAGGAGGCTGTCATGAAGTATCGGTCATCAAAGCTGTAGGAGATCCGGCTGATCAGGGCAACGTTCGCATCGGGACCGGTCATGTAGTCGGAAGGCTTGTTCCAGGCTTCTGCAAAATTGAAATACTGCAGGTTTTTCGACTCGTCGGCAAATGTTGATCCGGTAGCGGAGAATCCTCTCTGGGAGTAGTAGTCGGATGTGGTGGAGAGAAGAGCTCCCACGGTATGCTTGTCGAAAGTACGGTCGAAAGTTAGTGTGTTCTCCGTCTTCCAGCCCTGATTTCTGTATGTGCTGTATTCGAGACTATTGGATGCGTTCGGCTTTCCCACCTCGGTGATCATGTGGCTGAAGTTCTTGTAGAACCCGCTGTTGGTATAGAAAGAGAATTTACTGTTGAACTTGAGGCCCGTAACGATGTTGCCGATCTCCATTCCAGTGGTGGTGAAGAAGCTGTTGTTCCGGTTGTAGCGGTCGTCAGCGGTGAGAATACGGAGCGGATTGATCACATCACCGTGGATGCTGGCGTAGTTGCTGCCATACTTGGCAATATATTCGGGATCTTCGGTAGTGACACCACCGAAACCGCTGCCGGTGTAGTAATGCTTGTCGGCACTCTGTGGCATGTAGATGGCGCTGATAATGGCTCCCGAATAGCCGGAATCGGTATCGACTCCCCGGTCGTCAGATTGGCCGAAGCGGAAATCCTCGGTGATTTTCACCCATTTATTGATCTGAAGGTCGCCACGGTAGTTGATACCCATTGACTTGTTATAGGTGCCGACCAGCACGCCGTCATCTTTGGAGGCAGAAAAGCCCACGCGATTCTTGAAGGTGTCGGTTCCGGAATTGAGTACCACATTGTGGCGGTGATAGAGTGCGCTCCTGAAGATCTCGTCGATCCAGTTGGTACGGGTAACCCCGATATATGGGTTGAGGTTGACATCCCATCCTGCATCCAGCCCCACCCCTGAATTGGCGCTCGAGAGCTGACGCATCTTTATCTGCTGTTCGGCGTTAAGCGACTGGACAACGTTTGTTGCAGTACGCACGCCCATAAGTCCATCATAGCTGACGGAGACACCTTTCTGACCCTTCTTGGTGGTAACGATGATAACACCGCCGGCACCCGACTGTGCACCGTAGATAGCTGCCGAGGCGGCATCCTTCAGTACCACGATGCTTTCGATATCTGCCAGTGAGTTGATCGGGGCACCCGGTACACCATCAACTACCCACAGTACACCGTCACCGTTCTGTGAACCCTGACCGCGGATAACAATGTTAGGCGTAGATGTGGGAGACCCTCCGTTTGCCTGTACCGTCACACCAGGAATCTGCCCCTGCAACATCGATTGGGTAGAGGTTACCGGGCGCATGGCCAATGATTCCGGATCTGCCACGATTCCGACCGATGCGGAAAGGTCTTTTCGTTTGGTGGCAAGGCCGTAACCGAGTACAATTACCTCCTCGAGCCTCTGCGTGTCCTCCTCCAGCTGAACGTTGATGTTGGTACGGTTGCCAACAGCAACCTCCTGTGTTATATACCCAATGTAGGAGATATGAAGGACTACGTTGTCGCCCACACTCAACGAGAAGTAGCCATCCATATCGGTCACCGTACCGTTGCTGGTACCTTTCTCCAATATATTTGCACCGATGACCGGTATACCTTGTGCATCCACAACTCTACCGGTAATCTGCTTTTTCTGTTGTTGGGCTGTTTGAGTGGTAACGCTTCTATTGACCCCTTTAACCTCTCTTTTTTCTCTGTCGCGATAAACAACTACCTGATTGTCTAAAACGCGGTAAGAGAGGTCTGTGCCAGATAAAAGCTCATCCAGGATCTCCTCGATATTCTGTGAGTTGGCACTCAGGTCAACCTTTTTGTTGGCTGCTCGATTTGCATTGCCTTCAAAAATAAACCTGTAATTGCTACTCTTTTCCATCTCTTTGCACACCTCCTTGATAGTCGCTGATTTCAGATGGAGTGTAAATTCTGTCTCCTGGGAAAAAGTATTGGTAGCCTGAGAGAGTAGAATGCTGAAAAACAGGAAGAATAGGGTTAGCTTCATGATCTTGATAAAATTAGTAAACTTGAGGGGGTTTGCTTCATTGGTGGATTTATTCATATCTTTGTATGGTTTTAATTGTTAATAAAATTAATGATTAACATCGCTAGCTGGATGGTCCTCGCACTACCGTCCAGCTTTTTTAGTTCAGGCATTTTTCATCGTCTTTTCATAGGCTTGCAAAATTTTAAAAGTTATTGGTGATATATATCCTGTTATCTTCCTTATTCAAGTTTCGCAAGTAAAAATTCAGTAAAAATAATCGCATAAAAAAACGGCACAGAGGCTTCTGTAATTCACAGATTATTAGTATATTTAAGCGTAAAAACCAAAAATACTAACAGCCCTATGCCGATATACAAAAGTAACTCCATTTTATCAGAAATCAGCGTTTTTTTCAAGAAAGATGATTCAAACAGTGCCCTTTTTACCCTGACGGATATGCTAAAAGGTTTCAACATGTCGGAGAAGGTCCTCTTCGGGAGCAGGAGCAAATGCAACAGCAAGTATTCCCTGCTGCAGGTGCTCGAGTTGCTAATTATGTTCCCCTGTTTCATGATCAAGAATCCTTACAATTATTGTCGATCATCCCTAAGCGGCTTCTTTGGCTGCGAAAAGGATGTTTTCTACCGTTTCGTAAACAACGAAATTTATGATTGGCGCAAGATACTCTACCACTTCACCATTCAAATATGGAACAAGGTTCGCGTGAGAAGTGACCACAAGCATCAAACTGTTTGCCTGATGGTGGACGATACCGACTTTCCCAAGACGGGAAGGCGTATTGAAAACATCGGCAGGGTCTATTCCCACCTGAGACACAAGACGATCCTTGGTTTCAAATCTCTCTTCCTGGGCATTACCGATGGCAAGAGCCAGTTCGTACTCGACTTCGCCATACTCGGGGAGAAAGGCAGGAAGAACAACTTCAGCATGAGCGACAAGGAGCTCGAATCGCGGTATACCAAGGATAGGGACGAAGCCTCCCCCGTTATAACGCGGGCAAAAGAGTACGGGGAGAGCAAGATCCAGTTGATGATAACCATGATAAAGCGAGCCATTAGAAAGGGCATCCGCTTTGACTACCTGCTTGCCGACAGCTGGTTCACCTGCTCGGAGGTGATTCGCTTCATACGTGACAGGCACATCAAGTGCCATTACCTGGGTATGATCAAGATTGGGAAGAAGGGAGTTACAAAATACGGTTTTGAAGGGAAGGAACTCACCGCCCGGGCACTGATCAATCTGCTTGAAGCCAGGGGTGAAGCCAGAAGGAGCCGCAAGCTTGGTTGTCAGTATATTACCGCTGACGTTCGCTTTGCAGGCACAGATGTACGTCTCTATTTTGTGAAGAGAAAAAAGGAGTCCTGGAATGGAATAATGACGACCAACCTCTCCCTGGAGTTCCTGGAAGCCTATCGGATTTATGCCATGCGTTGGTCCCTCGAGGTCTTCTTCAAGGAAACCAAGGGGTTGCTGGGTATGGGCAAGTGTCAATCCCGGAACTTCGCGGCGCAGCTTGCCGCAACCACGATCACGGCATTGCAATACAATTTGCTTTCCCTGGCTAAAAGGTTCACCAGTTATGAGACCATTGGCGGAATCTTCAGGGATGTGCAACACTCTGGCATGGAGCTCTCCGTAACGGAGAGGATATGGGGCATTATCCTTGAAATGGTGAAAATCATGACCGGGATCTTCTCCATTGAAGAGGAAGAGATCTTCGATGCAATCATTAATAAATCGGATAATCTGGCTCACTTTATCAACTTTTATGAACTAAAATCGGCAAGTTAGCAACTTGCGAAACTTGAATTCCTTAATATATTTTGTTGAGGTGAGCAGGGCGATGGTTGTCATTACATTGTCCAGATTTTCCGAAAGGATGATCGTGCCGGTGCAGGTCAACTCCTTCAATGAGACATCCTTTTCGTAATTGAACGAGAGATTGTAGTTTTTCTCGATCTGTCTCAATACTTCCGACATGGGGGTCTCCTCGAACAATAAATAGCCATCTTTCCAACTGATATGATGGCTTACATCCACCTGTCGCGTATTGAAGGTGCCGTCAGGCAAATAGATGGCCTGATCATTGGACAGGAGGTTTACCTCCTCCCCGTAGTTGGATAACAGACCGACACTTCCCTCAACTAGAACAACCGATGGCGATGCATTGGCATAGGCCGACACGTTGAACTTAGTGCCGTAGACCTTGATGTGGAAATTGGCGGTGCGTACATAGAATGAGTTTCTTTTGTAGGGCTCAACCTCAATGTAGATTTCTCCCGATGCCAGTCTGATTTCACGGCTGTCACCCGAAAAGAGAGTTGGAAATTCAACTACGGAACCGGAATTGAACCAGATCTTGCTGCCGTCGGAGAGAGAGAGGGTGGACCGTTTTCCGTAGGGGACTATCAGCCGGTTCATTGCCTTCTTGTCAATGATCAATCTCTTCCAGTTCTGGCCGGCTCTCTCGATGTTTACTGCCCCGTCATCACTGATCTCGATGTCGATGTTCTCTTGGAACGAGTAGGTTTGGTCGTCCGCGACCAGCTGAATGTTTTCTGACTGCAGCTCGTTTCCAACGATGAAATTGGTGAATGGAACGCTCTCTTTCGCCTCTTCCCGGATGTTCTTAATGTAAAGCACCGACAGGACAAGGAGTGAGATGGAGACGGCAACGGCATAGGAGAGACGAAGGACTCTTCTTTTGATCTGTAACTTGTTGAGGGCCTGTTCCATGAGCGCTATCCTGGCCCTTCTCTCCTCGGGGGAGAGGTTGTATGACGACAATCGCACTTTTTTGAAGTGCTCATCGGCCAGAGCCAAATGCTGCGCTTCATCGGGATTGTTCTTCAGATATTCTTCCCAATATGCGGACAATTCATCGGAGGATAATAATTTCCATTCGATGAATTTCTCGTCTTTAAGGTAACGGAGAAATCCTAATCTGTCTGTTTTTGCGCACATTTTTCGTCTTACAATTACCTCCCTTAACAGGAGCAAGGCAAATCTGATTAGATCACTTGCGTGAATAAATCTTAATATAGACGAGCAAAAAGCAAAAACATCACCTATTTTTATAAAAAAATCAATTTGATTTAAAAAACAGGGGAAGAGGGCTTGCCAGGAGTGATTCCAGACTAGTTCCAGGTTACCCCATCATTCGATTTGATCCCATATTCGGGGAATGGATGTTTCTCATCGAAGGGGTAGAGCGTTCTGATCTCCTCGATAGTGATATCCCGCTCGTTTAATGATCCGTCCGGGTTTACCGCTTTCGTGATATCCAAACCGAGATGTTTTGCAAGAAATGGATATGCTGCAGCGCGCTTGTTATAATCATAACCGTGCAGATCGTCGGGAAGGTGGACATTTTCAACGGCTCCGGCCCGGTTAAATAGTCCGTAGATATACTGCAGGTGAGGGAATTCGACAGTAGGGGTGTTTTTTGTCCAATCGTCTCCATCTGAGATCAGTAACATGGGACGAGGCGCAGCACAGGCGGCGATTTCAACGTTATTGGTCTGAAAATTCTCGGTCTTGTGAATCTGCATGCCGCTTTCGCAGACACATCCACCGAAAAAGTGGGCAGATACCTGAACTACAGGAACAGAGACAGCTATCCTGTCGTCGACGGCGGTAAGCAAGAATGCCTGGGTGCCACCGCCAGAGGCTCCGGTAATGGCAATCCGAGTGGGATCGGCACCCAGGGAAAGTAGAAAGTCGACACTTCGTATGCTGTTCCAGAGTTGCAGTTTCAACGCCTCCGGATGTTTGTGTATCCATCCGTACTCCTCTGCCAGTTGCCCATATCCAACCATGTCGTATGCAAAGACGATTGCTCCCATCCGGGCCATAGCTGCAAACCGCTTTTGCGCATCGGGCCTGTACCTGCCGTAATCATCTCGGTTTGCCCAGTGTCCGTGTGTATTGAGTATGCCGGGAAGATTCTCTCCCGCATCGGTGGGCCGATAAAGGCTGCCCGTAACAAATACTCCGGGCAAGCTCTCAAAGGCTACATTTTGTACCTGGTAGCCTTCGTAACTCCTTATATCCCCAAAAATTGGGTTGAGTGGACATTTTTCGGGAAATTTTTCCAACCCTGTACCCCTCAGGATCTCTCTCCTGATCTGTTTTGCCCGTTTTGTCCAGTCGGCTGCAGTTGTATAGGAGGAGCGTTGTTTTTCCAGAAACTCCCTTCCTTCATTCTCCGTCCAGTGGTAGCCGACACAAAGCATGGTGGTGTCGGTTCCTACAACGTTTGCACGCTCTTTTTTCCCTTCTGATCCACACGAGTATATCATCGAGAGGGAGCCGGCCAGCATGGCGAAGAGAAGAAGTTTTTGAATAGAGTCTGTTTTCATTTCAACTAGCAACAATGAAGAGATTAATCTTGACGGGTGAAATCTTCAATGGGCAAAAATGACGACAAGTCTTGCCAGTCGTACCAACCTACGCTGCCCGGGGCTACATGGAACGCCTGGAGGGGGTCATAGAATTTAGACTCTACAAAATAGTTGCCCTTAGGGGGTGGGTCGAGCAGGGCAATTTTCTCGAAATTCCCTTTCAACAGTGCGTAATGGAGCAGTGAGGGGATCATGGTGCCCTGGCCTACCGCCTTTACTGTTGATCTGAAATGGCAATTGCTGCTTCCGATAAACTGCATCAGCAGATCAATCGCTTCGGCCTGGAGTGCCGGAATGCTTTTCCCGACCAGATTGGCCAGGAAGGTATAGTTAAACGGTACACCCTGCACAAAACCGTCGCCCCTGAACTGAGGATCGTGCAGTTCTCCTATTCCTGGCAGATCGGCAGAGACGACCGTGTTGCCGTTATCCAGCAGTAGTGTCAGCAAAGGCTCCTCCAACAACTTATCTTTTCCGGAAGGGTGGTTCCACACAACCAGACCCTTTCCTCCCCCCTCTTGCTTCCTGATTACGTAGAGAGGAAGCGCATAGTCGTTCCTGTCGTTCTCGAGAAAATACTTTTCAACTTCTGCTTCTCCTGCCAAAAATTTTCCAGTGTAGACTGCAGCTGTCACTTTTCGGTCGAAACGGGTACCCACTGTCTCTTCCACCCTCTCCCTGATCGAATCGGCAGTCAGCTCTCCTGCAGTAAGGTATTCGCGGTTCAGGTCAAATATGGTTTTGCTGCCCAGCGAACTGTTAACCTGCCCGGAAGCGGTGACACGAAGCTCCTCCTCGCTGAAAAGGTCTACCTCGTGATCTGTTGGATCTCCGGGCAGGTTAAGAAATTCCATAAAGAAGACATTGACCGCCTCCCGGTTCTTTTTTGTCGACTGATGACCGCCCATATCTTCCGCAAAGCGGATATGGTTTGCAGCACCTAGCGCATTGTAGGAGCATTTAGCCTCGTTAAGGACCTCCCTGGCACCTTGCTGACTGAAGAAATCGTGCGTGGTGGTGACGATTAGTGTAGGCTTCGGTGCATGCATGTGGATCAGATCGGGGATATCGATACCTTTCTTGATCGCCATGTAGGGGTTTTGTTCCGCATCCTGGGGACCTATGGATTGCAACAGCCTTTTATAGGTGGTTATGTAGCATTCGGGTGCGGCGGCAAGTATCCGTTCGTCATAAGCCGAGATCAGTGCAGATTGCGTACCCCCGCCTGAACGGCCGGTGATGCCTATCCGTTCCATATCCACCTCTTTTCGGGTAGCCAGAAAGTCGATAGCCCGGACACCATCCCAGATGAAGTAGTCGGAGATTGAACTTCCCGTCAGCAATGTCTGGATCCCTGCATAGGAGTGCTCGGTTGTAGGCCCGCCAATCATCGACTTGCCCGTTGTCTCGTCGGGGTATTGCAACCTCTCGCCCTGGCCTACCGGATCAAAAGCAAATACTATAAATCCCTTCTCCGTCAGGTTGATGATTGAGCGTTGATAGGTTTCGCTCCGGAATCCGTTTTCCGAATGTCCGGAGCAGTAGAGGATGGCCGGTGCGGGATCTTGTCTCTTCTTCGGGATAAAGAGACAGCCAGTCACGTAAAACCCGGGATGCGACTCGAAGATGATTTTCTCCACAATAAATTTCTCCCGTTCCAGCCGGCCGGTAATCTGCGGATTTAACGGTGTCTTTCGGAATTTCAACAGTGACGCGCCATACTTTCGCTTCAGCTCCTCTTTATAGGCAATCCACTCCCTATCTGTACGAAGCGTTGAGACGTATGCCGAACGTTTCTCGAGTTGCTCCGAAGCCTCATTGAACAGCACCCTGTATAAAGCCCTGTAGTTGTCCTGATAGACCATCCACTTCCTATCCCCCTGATTGGAGGCGAATACCGACCTGGAAACCTCCTGGGAGTACCCGTAATGGTTGAGGAGGAAGAGAAGGAAAAAGAGGAGATATCTTGCCGGATGGGGCATACTCTGCAATTGAATCAATGGGCAAATTTCAATCCGTTCAATTTGTTCCAGTCTCCACGGGTAAAATCGGGAATTTTAACGGGCATGCCTCCGTTTAGAACCGACTGTTCGCTCAGTTCAACCAGACAGGACCATTCCGCAGCGTCATAAACATCCTGGTCGAGCGGCAATCCGTTCCTCAGGCAATAGATCAGCCGGTAGTCCATGATGAAATCCATGCCGCCGTGCCCGCCTACCTTTTTTGCAAATTCCCCGATCTCCTTGATGAAGGGATGTTCATACCGGCTCATCAGCGAGTCGATCTTCGCTTTGGGGAGGAATCCGTGTGCATTGGGTTCCAGTGCGATCAATTCAGATGGATACTTCTGGAAGAATCCTTTAGTTCCACTGATGGTATGGAGCCTGCTGTAAGGCCTTGGGCTTGTCACGTCGTGCTGGATCATTATTGTCCGGCCTTTTTCGGTTTTGATGATGGTGGTGTTCATATCGCCCAGTTTGTACTCCTGTTTTGCCTGAGGAGAGTTTTCCCCAAATTTATTCTTGGCGTACTCCGTCATCCCAAACTGATCTGAGGAGACCGAAACCAGGTAGTTCATCTTGTCACCGCGGTGAATGTTCATCACCTGGCATATCGGTCCGAGCCCGTGGGTGGGGTATGGGTTACCGGTATGGGCCGTGTTGAACTTCAGCCTCCACATGTCCCAATAGGCGCCAGGCTGGAAGTTGCTTGACCTTAAATCGTGGATGTAGGCGCCCTCGCCGTGTACAATATTTCCGAAGAGTCCCTGTTGAGCCATATTCAATGTGTTCAGCTCGAAGAAGTCGTAACAGGTGTTCTCCAGCATCATGCAGTGGCGTTGTGTCTTTTCGGCCGTGTTCACCAGTTGCCAGCACTCTTCGATGGTGGTTGCCGCAGGAACCTCGATGGCCACATGTTTCCCCTGCTGCATGGCATATACGGCCATGGGAGTGTGGTGAAGCCAGTCGGTACAGATATAGACCAGATCAATATCTTTTCGTCGGCACAACTCTTTCCATGCATCCTCGCCGACATATTCATCTGCCGGCTTGAGACCCTTGTCGGCCAACGTCTTTTGTGATCTTTTTACCTTGTCGGCATCCAGATCGCAGAGGGCTTTGATCTCCACCCCTTCGATAAAGGTGTATCTACCCACAGCACCGCTTCCACGGTTGCCTAGACCGATAAATCCAACCCGTACTGTAGGGATGGGATCGACTGCCAATTGAAGTACGCTGCGTTGCCCCTCTTCACGCGGAGGTTCAGGGTTTTGAAACAGTCCTGCCGGTTGGGCGAATCCTCCTACTGTGAGGATCAGGGCTAAAATCAGTAGATTAATCCGATATTTCATATCAATTTCATTTTTTACTTTTGTTCTTTTACTCAATTTTCGCAAGAATCTGTTGTCGACAATTCCCTCTGTTGTTATTCTTTTCCCGGAACTCCCGCTACCGGAATTGTTTCTGGAATATTCTCCACGGGTCCCATGATATAAGTTTTGGGGCCCAGGTAAAGGTCGGAGTTCAACACCTCGTCCCACGTGATATCTTTACCTGTATAGGCTGCCATCCGTCCCATGATGGTGATGAGTGAAGAGTAGGCCTGGTCTTCACCGTCGTTGATGGTATTTCCGGTGCGTATGGCGGTAACCAGGTTGATATGCTCCTGAACGAACGGATTCTTTACCTTCCATGGCGACTGGGTATCACCCTCCTCGGGATAGGGGTATTCCCAGATAACGTTCCCGTTCCAGTCGTACAGTTTCCCGGAGGCATCCGCATATCCGTCGGTACAGTTAATCTGTTCCACTTTTCCGTTGGTACAACCGTCGATCTGTCTGGCGGCACAATGTGTCCGCATACCGTTGTCATACAGATATTCGATGCTGAAGAAGTCGTATTGGTCGCCGGTTACCCTCCGTTGGCGACCACCCCAGCCGGTCGCCTTGATCGGATTCTTGCCGAGGTACCAGTTCATGACGTCTACTTCGTGAATGAATTGTTCGGTGATGTGGTCGCCTGATAGCCAGCAGAAGTTCACCCAGTTTCGCAGCATATATTCCATGTCGCTCCATTCCGGCCTTCTGGTACGGAACCAGAGTGCGCCTCCGTTACGGATGATGTTTGCGCCCACAATATC of the Petrimonas mucosa genome contains:
- a CDS encoding IS4 family transposase, yielding MPIYKSNSILSEISVFFKKDDSNSALFTLTDMLKGFNMSEKVLFGSRSKCNSKYSLLQVLELLIMFPCFMIKNPYNYCRSSLSGFFGCEKDVFYRFVNNEIYDWRKILYHFTIQIWNKVRVRSDHKHQTVCLMVDDTDFPKTGRRIENIGRVYSHLRHKTILGFKSLFLGITDGKSQFVLDFAILGEKGRKNNFSMSDKELESRYTKDRDEASPVITRAKEYGESKIQLMITMIKRAIRKGIRFDYLLADSWFTCSEVIRFIRDRHIKCHYLGMIKIGKKGVTKYGFEGKELTARALINLLEARGEARRSRKLGCQYITADVRFAGTDVRLYFVKRKKESWNGIMTTNLSLEFLEAYRIYAMRWSLEVFFKETKGLLGMGKCQSRNFAAQLAATTITALQYNLLSLAKRFTSYETIGGIFRDVQHSGMELSVTERIWGIILEMVKIMTGIFSIEEEEIFDAIINKSDNLAHFINFYELKSAS
- a CDS encoding Gfo/Idh/MocA family protein, translated to MKYRINLLILALILTVGGFAQPAGLFQNPEPPREEGQRSVLQLAVDPIPTVRVGFIGLGNRGSGAVGRYTFIEGVEIKALCDLDADKVKRSQKTLADKGLKPADEYVGEDAWKELCRRKDIDLVYICTDWLHHTPMAVYAMQQGKHVAIEVPAATTIEECWQLVNTAEKTQRHCMMLENTCYDFFELNTLNMAQQGLFGNIVHGEGAYIHDLRSSNFQPGAYWDMWRLKFNTAHTGNPYPTHGLGPICQVMNIHRGDKMNYLVSVSSDQFGMTEYAKNKFGENSPQAKQEYKLGDMNTTIIKTEKGRTIMIQHDVTSPRPYSRLHTISGTKGFFQKYPSELIALEPNAHGFLPKAKIDSLMSRYEHPFIKEIGEFAKKVGGHGGMDFIMDYRLIYCLRNGLPLDQDVYDAAEWSCLVELSEQSVLNGGMPVKIPDFTRGDWNKLNGLKFAH
- a CDS encoding alpha/beta hydrolase family protein, translated to MKTDSIQKLLLFAMLAGSLSMIYSCGSEGKKERANVVGTDTTMLCVGYHWTENEGREFLEKQRSSYTTAADWTKRAKQIRREILRGTGLEKFPEKCPLNPIFGDIRSYEGYQVQNVAFESLPGVFVTGSLYRPTDAGENLPGILNTHGHWANRDDYGRYRPDAQKRFAAMARMGAIVFAYDMVGYGQLAEEYGWIHKHPEALKLQLWNSIRSVDFLLSLGADPTRIAITGASGGGTQAFLLTAVDDRIAVSVPVVQVSAHFFGGCVCESGMQIHKTENFQTNNVEIAACAAPRPMLLISDGDDWTKNTPTVEFPHLQYIYGLFNRAGAVENVHLPDDLHGYDYNKRAAAYPFLAKHLGLDITKAVNPDGSLNERDITIEEIRTLYPFDEKHPFPEYGIKSNDGVTWN
- a CDS encoding SusC/RagA family TonB-linked outer membrane protein, whose product is MKLTLFFLFFSILLSQATNTFSQETEFTLHLKSATIKEVCKEMEKSSNYRFIFEGNANRAANKKVDLSANSQNIEEILDELLSGTDLSYRVLDNQVVVYRDREKREVKGVNRSVTTQTAQQQKKQITGRVVDAQGIPVIGANILEKGTSNGTVTDMDGYFSLSVGDNVVLHISYIGYITQEVAVGNRTNINVQLEEDTQRLEEVIVLGYGLATKRKDLSASVGIVADPESLAMRPVTSTQSMLQGQIPGVTVQANGGSPTSTPNIVIRGQGSQNGDGVLWVVDGVPGAPINSLADIESIVVLKDAASAAIYGAQSGAGGVIIVTTKKGQKGVSVSYDGLMGVRTATNVVQSLNAEQQIKMRQLSSANSGVGLDAGWDVNLNPYIGVTRTNWIDEIFRSALYHRHNVVLNSGTDTFKNRVGFSASKDDGVLVGTYNKSMGINYRGDLQINKWVKITEDFRFGQSDDRGVDTDSGYSGAIISAIYMPQSADKHYYTGSGFGGVTTEDPEYIAKYGSNYASIHGDVINPLRILTADDRYNRNNSFFTTTGMEIGNIVTGLKFNSKFSFYTNSGFYKNFSHMITEVGKPNASNSLEYSTYRNQGWKTENTLTFDRTFDKHTVGALLSTTSDYYSQRGFSATGSTFADESKNLQYFNFAEAWNKPSDYMTGPDANVALISRISYSFDDRYFMTASWRRDYAGRLPDANNYGDFPAITAAWKISNEAFFNSELINLLKVRGSFGRVGNLGSVGYNYKSQTLSSAGWNNQSQQYGFESDAGYTGTFYYNGKALNPKLTWETSEQFDAGLDIDMFANRLSISFDFYNKRTYNLIQSQSSGWPASIGVSPMLVNLGEIMNRGFEAQFGWKDRIGKEWSYFLSANAAYNKNWVADIGVTTGDGSKGVWTGGGAYRQVPYIYQTKEGGPLNQFYMIKYLGIFQSDAEAQAYTKDGVMIQPNAKAGDLKFEDYNGDGKIDALDRQYVGNATPDWTYAFSGGFSWKDLTLSLMLQGVQGAQAAYMAKYSLLGDVEGNFNRSVDILDAWSPTNTDSKIPRLSRSDPNGNFTTPSTWYLEDASYLRFKNITVTYDLTRMMRKCSHFLDRGSSLSVYFSGENLFTITPYSGMDPETGGWDALKYPVSRVLSLGVKLTY
- a CDS encoding FecR family protein, whose amino-acid sequence is MCAKTDRLGFLRYLKDEKFIEWKLLSSDELSAYWEEYLKNNPDEAQHLALADEHFKKVRLSSYNLSPEERRARIALMEQALNKLQIKRRVLRLSYAVAVSISLLVLSVLYIKNIREEAKESVPFTNFIVGNELQSENIQLVADDQTYSFQENIDIEISDDGAVNIERAGQNWKRLIIDKKAMNRLIVPYGKRSTLSLSDGSKIWFNSGSVVEFPTLFSGDSREIRLASGEIYIEVEPYKRNSFYVRTANFHIKVYGTKFNVSAYANASPSVVLVEGSVGLLSNYGEEVNLLSNDQAIYLPDGTFNTRQVDVSHHISWKDGYLLFEETPMSEVLRQIEKNYNLSFNYEKDVSLKELTCTGTIILSENLDNVMTTIALLTSTKYIKEFKFRKLLTCRF
- a CDS encoding alpha/beta hydrolase family protein, whose product is MPHPARYLLFFLLFLLNHYGYSQEVSRSVFASNQGDRKWMVYQDNYRALYRVLFNEASEQLEKRSAYVSTLRTDREWIAYKEELKRKYGASLLKFRKTPLNPQITGRLEREKFIVEKIIFESHPGFYVTGCLFIPKKRQDPAPAILYCSGHSENGFRSETYQRSIINLTEKGFIVFAFDPVGQGERLQYPDETTGKSMIGGPTTEHSYAGIQTLLTGSSISDYFIWDGVRAIDFLATRKEVDMERIGITGRSGGGTQSALISAYDERILAAAPECYITTYKRLLQSIGPQDAEQNPYMAIKKGIDIPDLIHMHAPKPTLIVTTTHDFFSQQGAREVLNEAKCSYNALGAANHIRFAEDMGGHQSTKKNREAVNVFFMEFLNLPGDPTDHEVDLFSEEELRVTASGQVNSSLGSKTIFDLNREYLTAGELTADSIRERVEETVGTRFDRKVTAAVYTGKFLAGEAEVEKYFLENDRNDYALPLYVIRKQEGGGKGLVVWNHPSGKDKLLEEPLLTLLLDNGNTVVSADLPGIGELHDPQFRGDGFVQGVPFNYTFLANLVGKSIPALQAEAIDLLMQFIGSSNCHFRSTVKAVGQGTMIPSLLHYALLKGNFEKIALLDPPPKGNYFVESKFYDPLQAFHVAPGSVGWYDWQDLSSFLPIEDFTRQD